In Arcanobacterium canis, the sequence ACGATGGCCGATTACGCAATTTTGACTGATCCGTGGTGGAACCCTGCCGTCGAAGAACAGGCAGTGGATCGCGCCCATCGGATCGGGCAGACCCACACTGTTCACGTTTACCGTTTAGTGAGCGAGGGGACTGTCGAGGAGAAGGTTCTTGCACTTCAAGATCACAAGCGTTCCTTGCTCGCTGTCCTCTCGGAAGAAAACGGGGCGAGCGGTTCTGGAAAAGCGCTCTCGAGTCAAGAGTTGCGGGCGTTGTTGACGTAACCCGTACACCCACGTCGCCCCGGGTGCGTCCGTAGCAGCGGGCAGCCTGACGTGCGCAAGTTCACGCTGTTCGTAACGATTGAGTTACTGTTTTAGCGTGAAGTGGTCACAACGTGGGTGAGGCGAGCACAATGTTTTGGTACATGTAGTCGAGGGAAGTAGGGCCGATGTCTGAATCCACCGCGGCTTCCTCTTCTAAGGAAGACGAGCAGAAGGTATACGAAAATCTTCTCGCCTTGCGCGTGGAGCCTGACGGCACTGAATCTTACGGCGATAAAGCAGACCAGTTTATCGAGTGGTACGGCCCTGAAGGCGCAACGGTTGTGACCCTTCTTCACGGTGGATGCTTTCGTCAAGATATTGGACTAGATTTCACCCGTCCGGCTGCATTTGCTCTGGCAGAGGCTGGTTTTCGGGTGGCATTACCCGAATATCGTCGTCTCGCTGGGAGTCCGGAACTCACATTCGAAGACGCGCGCCTTCTGGCTCGTCACCCACTCATCGGTTCCTCAACCTGGATCGGCCACTGTTCGGGTGCCACGATGGCGCTGGATGTTCTTTTCTCTGACGAATATGAACTAACCCACGTGGTGGCTCTTGCGCCGTTATTCGATCTTGCACGAGCAGTGCGTGAGGCGGCGTCGGAGAACGTTGGCGATATTTCTGACTTTATGGGCGGAATGCCTGTTGATCAGCCCGAACGCTACGCGCAATTCGATCCGATGCGACGGTGGGGAGAGCTGGGGGAGGCGCAGTTTGCCGCCCGCGGGCTCAGGCTCGACATCATTCACGGAACAGCGGATGCCACAGTCCCTGTTGTGCGATCCAAAGATCTCAATACAGAGCCTTTCAATGTCGCAATCGTTCCTGGCGCCAACCACAATGATGTCATTCGGCCAGGTGACGATGCCTGGATCTTCTTGCGAGGGGCACTGGGGGATACCTCAGCCTGAATGACGCAATGTTTCAATCACTGACGTGATTCTCATTTGCCCTATTGTGCGCAAGAATAGAGAACATGAAGATTGCACTCGTTCTTGGCTCTGGTGGCGCTCGCGGATACGCTCATATCGGCGTAATCGAGGAAATTAAAAAGCGTGGGCACGAAATCGTTGCAATCGCTGGTTGTTCAATGGGTGCAGTTGTTGGTGGTGTTGAGGCTGCCGGACATCTCGAAGAGTTCAAAACCTGGGTGAGTGGCCTATCCAAGCTCGATGTCCTTCGTCTGATCGGATTCACGCTCCGTGAACCTGGGATCGTCAATCCACGCAAAGTTATCGCGCGCATTGACGACATTGTGGAAGGAGTGAGGATCGAGGATCTTCCCATTCCCTTCACTGCCGTAGCCACGAATCTTATCACGGGCCGTGAAGTGTGGTTTCAACAGGGGAGCTTGGCTGCAGCGATTCGTGCGTCGATGGCTGTGCCGTCTATCGTCACTCCCGTTCACCTCAATGGGCAGCTTCTCGCCGACGGTGGTCTGGTCAATCCTGTGCCGATGGAGGCAGTTGCTGCAGTCGAGGCTGATGCCACACTTGCGGTGTCGCTTGCGAAGGGTCGGACGGCGAACGTTGATGACCCGCGTATGTTTGGATCTGCTGGGCCTGTGTCCTCCGACGACGTGCGTGAAGAGACTGAAGACGAGCGAGCAATTCCGCTGTGGGAGACGTATTACGATCTTCCTAAATCATTGCGAACGCGTGACGTCGCCGATCTGTCGATCTCTGTGATGCAAGCACTTATCGAACGTTTCCGATGGGCTGCTAACCCAGCCTCGTACGTCATCGATATTCCCTACACAACGGCTGGAACGATGGATCTACATCGAGCAGCGGAAGTCATCGAGGTGGGCCGTGCCGAGGCGATCAAGGCGCTCGATGCCTACGGACTGTAGCGCCTTGATCGGCCGCAGGTGAAAACATCGTGAGAACAAAGTGTGGTGCCAAACATCCGGCACCACACTTTGTTCTAGACGTAAATTCGCGTTGTGTATTCCACTGTTCGCTCGATCGGCATTGTGCGCAGCCAACGGGGGGAGGCGGAAAAACGCGACAACTGAACAAAGAGCCAACGGAACAGGTTGGGCATTTTACCGTGATGAGGAGCTTGTTCGATCTGAAGATGGTGGGCGAATACCACTGCATCTGCAATTGAAAAATCAGGCACGTTTGTCGGTGTTGGCTCAGGGGCTTCGCGCAGGCGCTTGGTGTAGAGCTCAAGATCGTAGATGGGGTTACGCGAGTCCATGAAGCCGTAGGTGACTGTCAGATGGAAGAAACCGGGCAATGGACACGCGATAGGCGAATTCTTCACGCGCTGCTCGGGTGGCACGTGTGCCAGTGCCACGGTTTTCACAGCGAGAATGACGACGCGCTCGTGAATCGCCTCGTTGAAGTTCGTGTTCAATAGTAAGGGGCGCGGGGTGGAAGTGAACAGCGAATGTGGATAAATCGCTGTTCCCGGGATGCGCCAATGCACGGGATTCTTTGACACCTGATCAAAGTATTCGGACAGTGGGAGTTCTTGTTCAGTGCGTTGACGGTAGACCTGCTGGGAAATGATCTTCCACGACAGCATGATGGTGGACAAAATGATGGCAATGCCGACCGGTAACCAGCCACCGGAAAAGAACTTGACGATATTAGCTGTCCACAGCGGAATTTCAATTGCGGCAAGTACCAGTCCTGCAAGAGCGGCGAACCAGCGCGGCTTTTTCCAACCGTAGCGAATCAGCATGACGAGCAGTATTGACGTGAAGAGAAATTCGGTCGTCACTGCCAAGCCGTATGCTTCCGAGAGTGATTCGGAGGTGCGGAAGGTCACGACGATCACTGCCACGGCGATGTAGAGCAAAAGATTGACTGCTGGAATGTAGATCTGTCCGCGTTCCTTCGCCGAGGTGTAGACGACACGCAGGTGAGGCAGGTAGTTGAGATGAATTGCCTGGTTGGTCAATGCAAATGCGCCAGTGATCACTGCTTGCGATGCGATGAGAGTGGCGAGCGTAGCAATGATGACCAGCGGAATCGTCGCCCACGAGGGTGCAAGGAGGAAGAAGGGGTTCTCCAAAGCAGCTGGATCAGCGAGCAGAAGTGCGCCTTGGCCCAGGTAATTGATGGTGAGAGAAGGAAGCACTAGGTACAGCCACGCGTCCTGAATGGGGCGCCGGCCGAAGTGTGACAGATCGGCGTACAGTGCTTCGGCGCCGGTGAGCGACAGCACGATCGCACCCATTGCGATGAATGCAACCGCAGGGTGTCCGACGAGAAAATCCGCTGCGCGCCAGGGGTTGAGAGCCAGAAGAATTCTCGGGTTTTCCACGATGTGGGGTGCTCCGAGCACAGCAAGCAGAATGAACCACGTCGCCATGATCGGAGAGAAGTAAGAAGCCACCTGATGGGTGCCTCGGTACTGGATCGCGAAGAGGGCGGTGAGGATCACCAGTGCAATTGGCACGATATACGTGGCAATTCCTGGCACTGCCACATCGAGACCCTCAACTGCTGAAAGCACCGAGATTGCCGGGGTGATCACAGAATCACCAAAGAACAAGGACGCGCCGATGATACCTGCTACTGCCACGCTCGATGAGAGTCGTGACGGAGACTTGACGAAGCGGCGAACGAGCGCCGAAAGTGCCAAAATGCCGCCCTCGCGTCGGTTATCTGCACGTAACACGATCGCGACGTA encodes:
- a CDS encoding alpha/beta hydrolase family protein; amino-acid sequence: MSESTAASSSKEDEQKVYENLLALRVEPDGTESYGDKADQFIEWYGPEGATVVTLLHGGCFRQDIGLDFTRPAAFALAEAGFRVALPEYRRLAGSPELTFEDARLLARHPLIGSSTWIGHCSGATMALDVLFSDEYELTHVVALAPLFDLARAVREAASENVGDISDFMGGMPVDQPERYAQFDPMRRWGELGEAQFAARGLRLDIIHGTADATVPVVRSKDLNTEPFNVAIVPGANHNDVIRPGDDAWIFLRGALGDTSA
- a CDS encoding potassium transporter Kup, coding for MEKTRGTARTIAGRKNASHVPSASAASAAAAFGAVGVVYGDIGTSPLYVMRAVFTLDGVSMSEYNLIGVTSAIIWFLVALVTLKYVAIVLRADNRREGGILALSALVRRFVKSPSRLSSSVAVAGIIGASLFFGDSVITPAISVLSAVEGLDVAVPGIATYIVPIALVILTALFAIQYRGTHQVASYFSPIMATWFILLAVLGAPHIVENPRILLALNPWRAADFLVGHPAVAFIAMGAIVLSLTGAEALYADLSHFGRRPIQDAWLYLVLPSLTINYLGQGALLLADPAALENPFFLLAPSWATIPLVIIATLATLIASQAVITGAFALTNQAIHLNYLPHLRVVYTSAKERGQIYIPAVNLLLYIAVAVIVVTFRTSESLSEAYGLAVTTEFLFTSILLVMLIRYGWKKPRWFAALAGLVLAAIEIPLWTANIVKFFSGGWLPVGIAIILSTIMLSWKIISQQVYRQRTEQELPLSEYFDQVSKNPVHWRIPGTAIYPHSLFTSTPRPLLLNTNFNEAIHERVVILAVKTVALAHVPPEQRVKNSPIACPLPGFFHLTVTYGFMDSRNPIYDLELYTKRLREAPEPTPTNVPDFSIADAVVFAHHLQIEQAPHHGKMPNLFRWLFVQLSRFSASPRWLRTMPIERTVEYTTRIYV
- a CDS encoding patatin-like phospholipase family protein; this encodes MKIALVLGSGGARGYAHIGVIEEIKKRGHEIVAIAGCSMGAVVGGVEAAGHLEEFKTWVSGLSKLDVLRLIGFTLREPGIVNPRKVIARIDDIVEGVRIEDLPIPFTAVATNLITGREVWFQQGSLAAAIRASMAVPSIVTPVHLNGQLLADGGLVNPVPMEAVAAVEADATLAVSLAKGRTANVDDPRMFGSAGPVSSDDVREETEDERAIPLWETYYDLPKSLRTRDVADLSISVMQALIERFRWAANPASYVIDIPYTTAGTMDLHRAAEVIEVGRAEAIKALDAYGL